The Tautonia rosea genome contains a region encoding:
- a CDS encoding type IV pilus modification PilV family protein produces MRRSSSDRSGITLTEILIAIMILGIGMVSVATLFPIGLLRLREATRDARSTILAMSAKDDAEVRGLPKSLGDAKGLVNPESFVHPNLPWYAPWRAANFAGFPFTVTPFTYDFDTINGTPGTGVVSDFFTPGLPVAYDPLFWATTHFQSEGLAPEQTPIGLRGNLGQEGRFGSGIGFLRAGAAAHGLQRITNFEPYNAAVPWPYTYSLSSTPAGLQSIAEVAGNVFTSLDDPVVTGDDSGQSGVPVVPFNFSPGAGYSSQREYAFSWMLTGRLGVAGDPSIFEGNIVMFHSRPIGLDTDPGTGLLVPTGERTVEAIWGYTNTPNAVSPIPNPLPSVAGTGYSTADDRTVLLRWPAASPDPLIRVGDFIADVTYERFQASSNANYPRALPGSGRNGAQYSGQRIHWYRITQKGENEPDPVVAGHFRTIVRVDTPLQAKTRLQTNGTIVESVVPEAALICPYVVNVFPIMLYSR; encoded by the coding sequence ATGCGTCGTTCATCGTCTGATCGGTCTGGAATCACTCTGACCGAGATTCTCATCGCCATCATGATCCTGGGGATTGGCATGGTCTCCGTGGCCACGCTCTTCCCAATCGGTCTCTTGCGCCTTCGGGAAGCCACGCGAGACGCCCGATCCACCATCCTCGCCATGTCCGCCAAGGACGATGCCGAGGTCCGCGGCCTGCCCAAATCACTCGGCGATGCCAAGGGCTTGGTCAATCCGGAATCATTCGTTCATCCGAATCTCCCCTGGTACGCACCCTGGCGTGCGGCCAACTTCGCCGGCTTCCCGTTCACGGTCACGCCGTTTACCTACGACTTCGACACCATTAACGGCACGCCCGGGACCGGGGTTGTCTCCGACTTCTTCACCCCCGGTCTCCCCGTCGCCTACGACCCCTTGTTCTGGGCCACCACACACTTCCAGTCCGAAGGGCTCGCCCCGGAACAGACGCCGATCGGCCTGCGTGGCAACCTCGGACAGGAAGGCCGGTTCGGCTCGGGCATCGGTTTCCTTCGAGCCGGGGCCGCCGCCCACGGGCTCCAACGCATCACCAATTTCGAACCCTACAACGCCGCGGTTCCCTGGCCGTATACCTACTCCCTGTCGAGCACTCCCGCCGGGCTCCAGTCCATCGCCGAGGTGGCCGGCAACGTCTTCACCTCGCTCGACGATCCCGTCGTCACCGGCGACGATTCGGGCCAGAGCGGCGTGCCGGTCGTCCCCTTCAACTTCTCCCCCGGCGCCGGTTACTCATCGCAACGTGAGTATGCCTTTAGCTGGATGCTCACCGGCCGCCTCGGCGTGGCCGGCGATCCCTCCATCTTCGAAGGCAACATCGTCATGTTCCACAGCCGCCCCATCGGTCTCGATACCGACCCGGGCACCGGCCTGCTCGTCCCCACGGGCGAGCGTACCGTCGAGGCCATTTGGGGCTACACCAACACCCCCAACGCGGTCAGCCCCATCCCGAACCCCCTTCCCAGTGTCGCCGGCACCGGCTACAGCACCGCCGACGACCGTACCGTTCTCCTGCGATGGCCCGCCGCCAGTCCCGACCCCTTGATCCGCGTTGGCGACTTCATCGCCGACGTCACCTACGAACGCTTCCAGGCCTCCTCGAATGCGAACTACCCCCGTGCCCTCCCCGGCTCTGGGCGGAATGGGGCTCAGTATTCCGGCCAACGGATTCATTGGTATCGCATCACTCAGAAGGGTGAGAACGAACCCGATCCCGTCGTTGCCGGTCACTTCCGAACGATCGTCCGGGTCGATACCCCCTTGCAGGCCAAAACCCGGCTGCAAACCAACGGCACCATCGTGGAGTCGGTTGTCCCCGAAGCGGCCTTGATTTGCCCCTACGTCGTCAACGTCTTCCCCATCATGCTCTACAGCCGATAA
- a CDS encoding type II secretion system protein — protein MHPRSSPRRRAGFTLVELGVVILIIGIMMSFLLVASFDGLKRANERATQSLIQKLDIAVSDRIEALVGQRPEPNNGHRFMAMSVAPEPVSGTIRYVDSEARARLIAQIDYLKRELPDVFFVQGDQLYPLNFAGVPFKPSSMAPGPGSSSAFPQIPAAYAPYVLPLGHAMQINQAWDADSKLFGAGLTRLGDMSGMDPTQVRFTSPPAGQGIFGASYSAIGSLTRQLGYPPRGYNGIDDDGNGLIDEFTIDELYRSNDPDRSASFSALQTDITTRLGNHRHITARSEMLYAILVSGVGPLGSVFSADDFTPQEVQDTDNDGLPEFVDAWGQPLQFYRWPVYFVTDYAAPSRGLQKGDAPYTAGDLRETREENPLDPNQLLISPGWWADPTTGYPDNAAQMSARANVFQQQFFSLIDPYADLPPGSVAQPFPARGFLWDRTHFYKRRSYFFKHLILSSGPDRQLGVGSFGVTYSGSGQTPGPLPAGDPAATAARMTLIENQASRSDPRLRQPGQAGPGQFADAANLTQRMALYQLPADASPFTVPIRERWGVDDVTNHSLNTLGTGGR, from the coding sequence ATGCATCCCCGATCCTCGCCACGACGCCGCGCCGGCTTCACGCTGGTCGAACTGGGCGTCGTGATCCTGATCATCGGCATCATGATGTCCTTCCTCCTGGTCGCCTCCTTCGATGGACTCAAGCGCGCCAACGAACGGGCCACCCAGTCGCTCATTCAGAAACTCGATATCGCCGTCTCCGACCGGATCGAGGCCCTCGTCGGCCAGCGACCCGAGCCGAACAACGGCCACCGCTTCATGGCCATGTCGGTTGCCCCCGAACCGGTGAGCGGGACCATCCGCTACGTCGATTCGGAAGCCCGTGCCCGCCTCATCGCTCAGATAGACTACCTCAAGCGCGAGCTGCCCGACGTCTTCTTCGTGCAAGGGGATCAGCTCTACCCCTTGAACTTCGCCGGGGTTCCGTTCAAGCCGTCGTCGATGGCCCCAGGTCCAGGTTCCAGCTCCGCCTTCCCGCAGATCCCGGCGGCCTATGCCCCGTACGTCTTGCCGCTCGGCCACGCCATGCAGATCAATCAAGCCTGGGATGCCGATTCCAAGCTCTTCGGTGCGGGCCTCACGCGGCTCGGAGATATGAGCGGCATGGACCCGACTCAGGTCCGCTTCACCAGTCCCCCCGCAGGCCAGGGGATCTTCGGCGCGTCCTACTCGGCCATCGGCAGCCTGACGCGGCAGCTCGGCTACCCCCCCCGCGGCTACAACGGCATCGACGACGACGGCAATGGCCTCATCGACGAATTCACGATCGACGAACTCTATCGCTCCAACGACCCGGACCGCTCGGCCAGTTTCTCGGCCTTGCAGACGGACATCACGACCAGGCTCGGCAATCATCGGCATATCACCGCGCGTTCGGAGATGCTCTACGCCATCCTTGTCAGCGGGGTCGGGCCGCTCGGCAGTGTCTTCAGCGCCGATGATTTCACTCCTCAGGAAGTTCAGGACACCGACAACGACGGCCTCCCTGAATTCGTCGATGCCTGGGGCCAGCCGCTTCAGTTCTACCGCTGGCCGGTCTACTTCGTCACCGACTACGCTGCACCGTCCCGTGGCCTCCAGAAGGGTGATGCGCCCTACACTGCGGGCGATCTTCGGGAAACGCGAGAGGAAAACCCGCTCGATCCGAATCAGTTGCTCATTTCTCCCGGCTGGTGGGCGGATCCCACGACCGGCTATCCTGACAACGCTGCTCAGATGAGTGCGCGAGCGAATGTCTTCCAGCAACAGTTCTTCAGTCTGATCGATCCCTATGCGGACCTACCCCCGGGTTCGGTGGCTCAGCCCTTCCCGGCTCGCGGCTTCCTCTGGGATCGCACGCACTTCTACAAGCGTCGATCATACTTCTTCAAGCACCTGATTCTCTCGTCCGGCCCCGACCGCCAGCTCGGTGTCGGTAGTTTCGGGGTGACTTACTCGGGTTCGGGACAAACTCCCGGCCCGCTCCCTGCCGGTGATCCGGCCGCCACCGCCGCACGGATGACCCTGATCGAGAACCAAGCGTCCCGGTCCGACCCTCGACTCAGACAACCGGGCCAGGCTGGTCCCGGCCAGTTCGCCGATGCCGCGAATCTGACCCAACGCATGGCCCTCTACCAGTTGCCGGCCGACGCCAGTCCGTTTACGGTCCCCATCCGAGAACGCTGGGGCGTCGACGACGTGACCAATCACTCCCTCAACACCCTGGGCACGGGAGGACGCTGA
- a CDS encoding DUF1559 family PulG-like putative transporter, whose protein sequence is MSIRHRRPGFTLIELLVVIAIIGVLVGLLLPAVNAAREAGRRTQCMNNQKNIGLGLIGYFNAKNTFPNSVVWGEADNNNATPLALAYEAGNMAFELAGPATHPNHDLGPLHSWVVEILPYIDNQALYNDFNRNQVYFSVAGTTTNNLTVSATDIGILNCPNDDTRIQDQGNLSYVVNSGFNRWWYSGSGWNGQNAPPTTGHAVLFGADPQTARNNAKRTGVFWPGSIQGNKPWDHKTTVAAITDGSSTTVMLTENTLAGASTTSPYSQASGSPVVTNWASAHPNFVAFMASDDVCTSGTGSTNCVDGQLAPRAGGAGRFVDGPGWALANNKNTRENINGGRLVGIEGGFPFPNSLHPGVIIAVMCDGSTKIISDTIDGTVWAKVMTPAGEYMDTPFKQLPVNQSDISQ, encoded by the coding sequence ATGTCGATCCGTCACCGTCGTCCCGGCTTCACCCTGATCGAGCTGCTGGTGGTGATCGCCATCATCGGCGTCCTCGTCGGCCTGCTCCTGCCGGCCGTCAATGCCGCTCGCGAAGCCGGCCGCCGCACCCAGTGCATGAACAACCAGAAGAACATCGGGCTCGGCCTGATCGGCTACTTCAACGCCAAGAACACCTTCCCCAACTCCGTCGTCTGGGGAGAGGCCGACAATAACAACGCCACCCCGCTCGCTCTGGCGTACGAGGCCGGCAACATGGCCTTCGAGCTGGCCGGCCCGGCGACCCACCCGAATCACGACCTCGGCCCCTTGCATAGCTGGGTCGTCGAGATCCTCCCCTACATCGACAACCAGGCCCTCTACAACGATTTCAACCGCAACCAGGTTTACTTCAGTGTCGCCGGAACGACGACCAACAACCTGACCGTCTCCGCGACCGACATCGGCATCCTGAACTGCCCGAACGACGACACCCGCATTCAGGATCAAGGAAACCTCTCCTACGTCGTCAATTCGGGATTCAACCGCTGGTGGTACAGCGGTAGCGGCTGGAACGGCCAGAACGCTCCCCCCACCACCGGCCACGCCGTCCTCTTCGGCGCCGATCCCCAGACCGCCCGCAACAACGCCAAGCGCACCGGCGTCTTCTGGCCCGGCAGCATCCAGGGGAACAAGCCCTGGGACCACAAGACCACCGTCGCCGCCATCACCGACGGCTCCAGCACCACCGTCATGCTCACCGAGAACACCCTGGCCGGTGCCTCGACCACCAGCCCCTACTCCCAGGCCAGCGGGAGCCCGGTGGTCACCAACTGGGCCTCTGCCCACCCGAACTTCGTCGCCTTCATGGCCTCCGACGACGTTTGCACCAGCGGCACCGGCTCGACCAACTGCGTCGACGGGCAACTCGCCCCTCGCGCCGGCGGTGCCGGCCGGTTCGTCGATGGCCCCGGCTGGGCCCTCGCCAATAACAAGAACACCCGCGAAAACATCAACGGCGGCCGCTTGGTCGGCATCGAGGGCGGCTTCCCCTTCCCCAACAGCCTGCACCCGGGCGTGATCATCGCCGTCATGTGCGACGGCTCGACCAAGATCATCTCCGACACCATCGACGGCACCGTCTGGGCGAAGGTCATGACCCCCGCCGGCGAGTACATGGACACCCCCTTCAAGCAGCTCCCGGTCAACCAGAGCGACATCAGCCAGTAA
- a CDS encoding pilus assembly FimT family protein: MIAPRMPRRSGVTLTELLVVISIILILSAAALPTAYVTFAERAVSEGASMVQANISMTRDRAAGTGQAQGVRFLPDPDLTDLSTGVVVSNRMVTLTTPPNYSEGLVVPVVEVFTPAFTGLPFEIRRLSVYGAKTDNDGVPSSPTAWHFNIRQGETLRIGGGGNQFTIAGPITVGPQSGNPERFINRTVNGQFSGAQVQALPISTDPTYEILYLVNGRDDSGNGYVDPHFDGIDNNGDTVTDPGYNGLDDNGNSLVDEPAELLLGLPAFSPEYETDDPILRAFEWARVNGEQDGTGIPLLRPLANLGVLPVSILDPSVRRYRYVVSRRPSAATDSREYTLPGGAVIDFTTLGLLDPNIIPERSRVPIDPVTGIVDLMIYPNGQVVPSTPFGLRQSMTTGFPFYFLWIAAREDVHAPPAGATAANQPLLPMPREYNLPRPEFLEGYRRMVTISPNSGHSSVSEIAVFNPLNVNAPYEEAALHQQTGR, encoded by the coding sequence ATGATTGCCCCGCGCATGCCCCGACGCTCGGGGGTGACCTTGACCGAATTGCTGGTGGTCATCTCCATCATTCTCATCCTCAGCGCCGCGGCCCTGCCGACCGCCTACGTCACCTTCGCCGAACGTGCCGTCAGCGAGGGGGCGAGCATGGTGCAAGCCAACATCTCCATGACCCGCGACCGTGCCGCCGGCACCGGCCAGGCCCAGGGGGTCCGCTTCCTGCCCGACCCCGACCTGACGGATCTCTCCACTGGCGTGGTCGTCTCGAACCGGATGGTCACGCTTACCACCCCGCCGAACTACTCCGAAGGGTTGGTGGTACCGGTAGTCGAGGTCTTCACCCCGGCCTTCACGGGACTCCCGTTCGAAATACGTCGCCTTTCAGTGTATGGGGCAAAGACCGACAACGACGGCGTCCCCTCCTCGCCAACTGCCTGGCATTTCAACATCCGTCAAGGGGAAACCCTACGCATTGGCGGCGGCGGCAACCAGTTCACCATCGCCGGGCCGATCACCGTTGGTCCGCAGTCCGGCAACCCCGAACGCTTCATCAACCGAACAGTCAATGGTCAGTTCTCCGGAGCCCAGGTCCAGGCCTTGCCGATCTCGACCGACCCCACCTACGAGATTCTGTACCTCGTGAACGGTCGCGACGATAGCGGCAACGGCTATGTCGACCCTCACTTCGATGGGATCGACAACAACGGCGATACCGTGACCGATCCCGGCTACAACGGTCTCGACGATAACGGCAATTCCCTGGTCGACGAACCTGCTGAATTGCTCCTCGGACTTCCGGCCTTCTCGCCCGAATATGAAACGGATGATCCCATCCTCCGAGCCTTCGAATGGGCCCGTGTGAACGGCGAGCAGGACGGGACAGGCATCCCCCTGCTCCGTCCACTGGCCAATCTCGGCGTCCTCCCCGTCTCGATCCTCGACCCGTCCGTCCGCCGTTATCGTTACGTCGTCTCCCGACGCCCCAGCGCCGCGACCGATTCCCGAGAATACACCCTGCCGGGCGGTGCCGTGATCGACTTCACCACCCTCGGACTACTCGATCCCAACATCATCCCCGAACGGTCTCGGGTGCCGATCGACCCGGTCACCGGAATCGTTGACCTGATGATCTACCCGAACGGCCAGGTGGTGCCATCGACTCCCTTCGGCCTTCGTCAGTCGATGACCACCGGCTTTCCATTCTACTTCCTCTGGATCGCCGCCCGAGAAGATGTTCATGCGCCGCCCGCCGGCGCCACCGCCGCCAATCAACCGCTTCTCCCCATGCCGCGCGAATACAACCTGCCGAGGCCCGAGTTCCTCGAAGGCTATCGCCGCATGGTCACGATTTCACCGAACTCCGGGCATTCCTCGGTAAGCGAGATTGCCGTGTTCAACCCACTAAACGTAAACGCCCCTTATGAAGAAGCCGCCCTCCATCAGCAGACGGGGAGGTGA
- a CDS encoding PulJ/GspJ family protein encodes MRCPTTRPTAALQRRGLTLVELLVTIALMLLIMSVIVGVFTSATDAMTGMKKDQELASEARRLETVIQQDLRGATARFTPPLNPADNLGYFEYGENSFSDPQGEDTDDYLAFTTKAPPGQPFTGRVMLPRGVWPAGVPLAGQPRYLPATITSDTAEVIYFLRHGNLYRRVLLVAPNQTLYADLVPFANPTGFRFAGVGSDGFSLTGANVPEVSWQGVNDISVRPSNSLDAANNAPPIPNTLGDLTNRHNRFARPHFTSDFNGDGVADDVNNDAVEDYYPTIYPTTPALGANQPARPAASLDTLAFPFLFPSAYSRSGPAAFGPINIGPTLAMPNPPFPPTTTNHSPLDPADGDNLPIPVSLAENWTFWGFPTWAETRNPLWTSPNKRLAFADFQLPAGEQARGLSQLRGAADFLPPQNHWYSDGAGGPNLLPPASSWQDDLIATNVRSFDIKVLDPNAPAYTDLVGVNMTTDYYDLGYGLPLKLTFGAGEGDTLPGETTTLGHEGRIPPLPTDNRVDYHMEQKFGIIWPIGDPNANTVRLRRVWDTWSTDYAFAPFKGIDPSFYPPLSNTRPVYPSYPPPYPEPLRGIQIQIRMASPDNQVLKVITIRHDFTDKL; translated from the coding sequence ATGCGATGTCCGACAACGCGGCCGACCGCAGCCCTGCAACGCCGGGGCCTGACGCTCGTCGAGCTGCTGGTGACCATCGCCCTGATGCTCTTGATCATGTCCGTGATCGTCGGCGTCTTCACCTCCGCCACCGACGCCATGACGGGGATGAAGAAGGACCAGGAGCTCGCCTCCGAGGCCCGCCGCCTGGAAACGGTCATCCAGCAGGACCTCCGCGGCGCCACCGCCCGCTTCACTCCTCCGCTCAATCCCGCCGATAACCTCGGCTACTTCGAGTACGGAGAGAATTCCTTCTCCGACCCCCAGGGCGAAGACACCGACGACTACCTCGCCTTCACCACCAAGGCTCCTCCCGGCCAGCCCTTCACCGGCCGCGTCATGCTGCCCCGAGGCGTCTGGCCCGCCGGCGTCCCGCTCGCCGGCCAGCCCCGCTACCTTCCGGCCACCATCACCAGCGATACCGCCGAGGTCATCTACTTCCTCCGCCACGGCAATCTCTACCGCCGCGTCCTGCTGGTCGCGCCGAACCAGACGCTTTACGCCGACCTCGTCCCGTTCGCGAACCCCACCGGGTTCCGCTTCGCCGGAGTCGGTTCCGATGGCTTCAGCCTCACCGGCGCCAATGTGCCCGAGGTCAGCTGGCAGGGGGTGAACGATATCTCCGTCCGCCCCTCCAATTCCTTGGACGCAGCAAACAACGCCCCTCCCATCCCCAACACCCTCGGCGACCTGACCAACCGCCACAACCGCTTCGCCCGGCCGCATTTCACCAGCGATTTCAACGGTGACGGTGTCGCCGATGACGTCAACAACGACGCCGTCGAAGACTACTACCCCACGATCTATCCCACCACTCCTGCCCTCGGGGCCAATCAACCGGCCCGCCCCGCGGCCAGTCTCGACACCCTCGCCTTCCCGTTCCTCTTCCCCAGCGCCTATTCCCGCAGCGGCCCCGCAGCGTTCGGTCCCATCAACATCGGCCCGACCCTGGCGATGCCCAACCCGCCGTTCCCGCCGACCACCACCAACCATTCGCCGCTCGATCCGGCCGATGGCGATAACCTTCCCATTCCCGTCAGTCTCGCCGAAAACTGGACCTTCTGGGGCTTCCCCACCTGGGCCGAAACGCGCAACCCCCTCTGGACCTCCCCGAACAAACGTCTTGCCTTTGCCGATTTCCAGCTCCCCGCCGGGGAACAGGCCCGTGGGCTCTCCCAGTTGCGAGGTGCCGCCGATTTCCTCCCGCCCCAAAACCACTGGTACAGCGATGGCGCCGGAGGTCCGAACCTTCTTCCCCCCGCCTCCTCCTGGCAAGACGACCTGATCGCCACCAACGTCCGTAGCTTCGACATCAAGGTCCTCGACCCGAACGCGCCGGCCTATACCGACCTCGTCGGCGTGAACATGACGACCGATTATTATGACCTCGGTTACGGTCTGCCCCTGAAACTCACCTTCGGCGCCGGCGAGGGCGACACCCTCCCCGGCGAGACCACCACGCTCGGCCACGAAGGGCGCATCCCTCCGCTGCCGACCGACAACCGGGTCGATTACCACATGGAGCAGAAGTTCGGCATCATCTGGCCGATCGGCGACCCCAACGCCAACACCGTCCGGCTCCGCCGCGTCTGGGATACCTGGTCCACCGACTATGCCTTCGCTCCCTTCAAGGGAATCGACCCGTCGTTTTATCCCCCGCTGAGCAACACTCGGCCGGTCTATCCGTCGTATCCGCCGCCGTATCCCGAGCCCTTGCGAGGCATCCAGATCCAGATCCGGATGGCCTCTCCCGACAATCAGGTGCTCAAGGTCATCACCATTCGCCACGACTTCACCGACAAACTCTGA